A genomic stretch from Gemmatimonadota bacterium includes:
- a CDS encoding class I SAM-dependent methyltransferase yields the protein MTSESRIGKEFYDSSDYFEEGADHLIDTESRFQRYRVQKVLSIHDPTPTDRVVDLGCGWGTFCFELADRVGEVVGVDFSEKSIEICNRRLESDPHDKLRFVCADGRETGLEGAAYDVVIAADLFEHLYPDDSERVSKEAYRLLKPGGRFSTWTPHRGHFLEALKNRDIVLKRDVSHVDYKSMERMRALLTNQGFEIERAYYAESHLPGLNVAERLLQSFVPFLRRRIAVLGRKPGG from the coding sequence GTGACGAGCGAATCCCGCATCGGGAAGGAGTTCTACGACTCCAGCGACTACTTCGAAGAGGGCGCGGATCACCTCATCGACACCGAGAGTCGCTTCCAGCGGTACCGCGTGCAGAAGGTCCTCTCGATCCACGACCCGACACCGACCGACCGCGTGGTCGATCTCGGCTGCGGATGGGGCACTTTCTGCTTCGAGCTCGCCGACCGGGTCGGGGAGGTCGTTGGCGTCGACTTCAGCGAGAAGAGCATCGAGATCTGCAACCGGCGACTCGAGTCCGACCCGCACGACAAGCTGCGTTTCGTGTGCGCCGACGGGCGCGAAACCGGCCTCGAGGGCGCGGCGTACGACGTGGTCATCGCCGCGGACCTCTTCGAGCACTTGTATCCGGACGACTCCGAGCGCGTGTCGAAGGAGGCGTATCGGCTTCTCAAGCCTGGCGGCCGCTTCAGCACCTGGACCCCGCACCGCGGTCATTTTCTGGAAGCGCTCAAGAACCGCGATATCGTGCTCAAGCGGGACGTGAGCCATGTGGACTACAAGTCGATGGAGCGCATGAGGGCGTTGCTCACCAACCAGGGCTTCGAGATCGAGCGCGCGTACTACGCGGAATCCCATCTGCCCGGCCTGAACGTCGCCGAACGCCTCCTTCAGAGCTTCGTCCCGTTTCTGAGGCGCCGCATCGCGGTGCTCGGCCGGAAGCCAGGAGGGTAG
- a CDS encoding adenylate cyclase — MAWEIERRFLVRVADALWYTLGDGHHYRQGYIRNGEPSVRIRTGEPRGAVLTCKIGSGIRREEVETIVPPEMAVRLLEAAEDRIVEKIRWKIGPWELDRFLGALDGLALMEIELEAESDPLPDPPDGVQILREVTDDNRFVSGHLARLKPKKQRKLVKKAYKEVKGWTGLSD, encoded by the coding sequence ATGGCGTGGGAGATCGAGCGCCGATTCCTCGTTCGCGTTGCCGACGCGCTCTGGTACACGCTCGGCGACGGGCACCACTACCGCCAAGGGTACATCCGGAACGGCGAGCCCTCGGTCCGCATCCGGACCGGTGAGCCGAGGGGCGCCGTCCTCACGTGCAAGATCGGCTCGGGCATCCGTCGAGAGGAGGTGGAGACGATCGTGCCACCCGAGATGGCCGTCCGGCTTCTGGAGGCTGCGGAGGACCGAATCGTCGAGAAGATTCGCTGGAAGATCGGCCCCTGGGAGCTCGATCGTTTCCTCGGCGCTCTCGACGGCTTGGCCCTCATGGAGATCGAGCTCGAGGCCGAGAGCGATCCGTTGCCGGATCCTCCAGACGGAGTCCAGATTCTCCGTGAGGTTACGGACGATAACCGCTTTGTCAGTGGGCACTTAGCGCGCCTCAAACCTAAGAAGCAGCGCAAGCTCGTCAAGAAAGCCTACAAGGAAGTGAAAGGATGGACAGGACTCAGCGACTAG